The Aureibacter tunicatorum genome segment TTCTTGCAGGTATTTTGAAGAACAAGCTATTGAGTCTCCTGCATCTTGTGCTCCACTTCCGGAAATTGTTAATGCAAGTATAGGCAATCAGTCAGCTTGCGATCAAGCGACGAATACGTACTCTCAAGAAGTAATAATTAGTTACAATAACCCACCTATTGGAGGCAAGCTGAAAGTTAATAGCCAAGAGTTTGATATTGCGTCCAGTCCTCAAACAATACTTTTGGAGGGTTTGGTTTCGGATGGAGCTTTGGTTGATCTTAATGTTGAGTTTGCAAGTGATCAACAATCGCTTGTTGTTTTTGAAGATTTATTCACAGCGCCATCAGATTGCTTTCAGTCAAACTGCAATATTACATCTATTGCTTTGGGTGAAAGAGGAATTTGCGACCCATTGCATAATACGTATACTCAAAATGTGATAGTAAGCTATCAAGCAGCTCCAGCTACAGGCCATTTAGTAGTTAATGGACAAAACTATGCTATTGAAGCAAGCCCAATGACTGTTACCTTGATGAATTTGCCTTCAGATGGCACTTCGATAGATGTTGCAGCTTTTTTTGAGGAAGATCCTAATTGTAAAATGGTTGAAACATCATTATTTACTGGACCAAATGGATGCGATGACAATACTCCTATCTGCTCAATTTCAAATATTACGGCTGGAATACAATCTGCATGCGATCCTTTAACCAATTCTTATAGCCAAGATATAATAATTGCGTATGAAGAAGCGCCTTCGACAGGAGGTATAATCATAAATGGACAACGCTTCGATCTTTCTGCTAGCCCAATGACTATTACATTGACCAATTTGCTGTCTGATGGCGGCGCTGTCGATGTTGAAGCGCGCTTTGAAGATAATAAGGCTTGCAAATATGAATCAGAGGCTTTGTTTAACGCGCCATTTGATTGTTCTCCATCTTGCAATATTATCGATGTGGCTAAAAATGGAAGAACACAATGCAACCCTACGACGAATACCTTCAAGCAAAAGTTGACAATAACCTATGATAATGCGCCATCCTCTGGCAAGCTTAATGTTAATGGTCAAGAGTTTGATATCACACAAAGCCCGCAACAAGTTCAATTAATCGATTTGCCTTCAGATGGTTTGGAAAATGACGTTACCGTCTTTTTCACAGCTGATCAATCATGCAGTTACACGAAAGAAAAAGTGTTTAAATCTAGAAATAGCTGTTTGCCTGCATGTTCAATTACAGGTATTGCTTCGGGAATTCAATCAGTTTGCGATCCATTGACCAATACATACAGTCAAGAAGTAATTATCGCTTATGAGGATGCTCCTGCTACAGGAGGTTTGGTGGTGAATGGAGAAGTCTTCGCTTTGACAGCAAGCCCGATGACAGTGATTTTGTCAGGGTTAACTTCTGATGGTAATGCGGTTGATGTTGACGCTCATTTTGAAAATGAATTAGAATGCAAGTTTGAATCTATCGCTTTATTTACCGCTCCGGTAAATTGTACTCCTGTTTGTTCGATATCTGAGATTTCACTAGGTGTTCAATCTATTTGCGATCCATTGACTAATACGTACAGTCAAGAAGTAATTATCTCTTATGAGGATGCTCCTGCTACAGGAGGCTTGGTGGTGAATGGCGAAGTATTCGCTTTGACAGCAAGCCCTATGTCAGTGATGTTGACAGGATTAACTTCCAATGGAAATGTGGTTGATGTTGAAGCTCATTTTGAAAGTGAAATAGAATGCAAGTTTGAATCAGTAGCTTTATTTACCGCTCCAGTTGATTGCACGCCGTCTTGCAATATTCTTGATGTGGCTAAAAATGGCAGAACGCAATGCGACCCTGCGACGAACACTTTCAAGCAAAAGTTAACGATAACGTACGAAAACGCTCCTTCATCAGGCAAGTTGAATGTTAATGGACAAGAGTTTGAAATAACGAGCAGTCCGCAGAAAATACAGTTGGTTGATTTGGAGTCGAATGGTTTGCAAAATGATGTTACGGTTTATTTTACAGAGAATTCAGCATGCAGTTTTACAAAGGAGAAAGTATTTAAATCGAGAAACAGCTGTTTGCCAGTTTGTTCAATAACAGGTATTACTACGGGAATTCAATCAGTTTGCGATCCATTGACCAATACATACAGTCAAGAAGTAATTATCGTTTATGAGGATGCTCCTGCTACAGGAGGTTTGGTGGTGAATGGAGAAGTCTTCGCTTTGACAGCAAGCCCGATGACAGTGACTTTGACAGGATTAATTTCCGATGGAAATACGGTTGATGTTGACGCTCATTTTGAAAATGATTTAGAATGCAAGTTTGAATCTATAGCTTTATTTACCGCTCCGGTTGATTGCACGCCGTCTTGCAATATTCTTGATGTGGCTAAAAATGGCAGAACGCAATGCGATCCTGCGACGAACACTTTCAAGCAAAAGTTAACGATAACCTATGAAAATGCACCTACATCAGGCAAGTTGAATGTTAATGGACAAGAGTTTGAGATAAAGAGCAGTCCACAGAAGGTGCAGTTGGTTGATTTGGAGTCGAATGGCTTGCAAAAAGATGTTACGGTTTATTTTACAGAGAATTCAGCATGCAGTTTTACAAAGGAGAAAGTATTTAAATCGAGAAATAGCTGTTTGCCAAAAGAATGCTTGATTAAAAGTGTAGAACTGGGAGCTACATCGGAATGCAATATTTCTACAAATACATTTAGTCAAGAAGTTGTGGTTTCTTTTGATAGAGGCGAATTAACAGAGATATTGGAGCTGTTTGTTAGATTTGGTTTGGAAGAACTTAGATATACTTACACTCTTGGTGCTGGAGATGCAAGCGAAGCCACAGTTTTATTGGAAGGCTTGCCTTCTAATTCAAACTTGATGGATTTGGAAGTTCGTTTTGTTGAAGAGCAATCTTGCAGTCTGTTGAAGACTGAGTTTATTCTAGCGAAATCATCTTGCAGACATGAGTTGGTATTAGGGGACGACAGAATTTCAATTTTGGAAAGTATAACCATTTCGCCTAATCCTGCAAGCGATTTACTTCGAATTGATGGCTTGAAAAGCCAGATGATAAATCTGGATTTTTACGACTTGTCAGGAAGATTGATTTACACAGTATCAGCAATTTCTGAAGATAGAATCGATATTAGCGAAATCAAGGCGGGGATTTACATTTTGGAAATACAAACCAAACAGGGCCTTGTCAAAGAAAGGTTAGTGGTTAAGTAAACCGATAGTAAATAAAATCAAACAGTATTTAATAGCAACATGATTCGCTCTGTTGCTATTTTTTTGATTTTCGAATATGTGCTTAATTATCGATTTAAAATAACAAAAGCTGATCTTGGAGTTACGACAGAACTTAATTAGCTTTTTAAATGGATCTTGATTCAAGTTCGAATTTATTTGAAATGTTCATAATTTTAAAGGTTTTGAAGTATAAAAAGCGATAAGAATTTTTAGATCACCTTATTAAAAGATTTAGTTAGCGGTCGATTTGTTATTTTTTTAGAGATAGCTGATAAAATAGATATGAAGATAAATCGTCTTCAATAGAAATACGAATTCAAGATTTTTTACAAAAGGCAAGCTTTGAATATCAGGGAATTACACTATTTGTTCTGAGTTGCATTTATCATGAAGAATTGATACTTAGTATTGATCGTAGTGAATGGGATTATGGAAAAGAATTTGCTTGTCATCAACAGTTTGAAGATAACATGAGTTGCCCCACATATATTGCAGGCTTATATATATCTTATCAAAGAGGAGGAATGAGAATACAAACGGATTTATTAGTCAGTATTATCCAAAAGAAAGTCAACAGAAAAAGTATTTCTTGGGCAGGTAATAATGGTTGAAAATAAACTAAATAGTTGATCTATAAAAATTTACTGTATTAGTTATTTTAGATACGATCTGTTAGGCTACTGGAATAGAAGAAAGCAGAATTCAACCCTTTTAGAAAAAGAAACATGGCTATATGCAGTTTAGTGTTTTCAGAAGAGGGTTGAATTCTTTTCGTGAATATATTAAATAAAACGAGTAGTATTATATATAACTACCCTTCGGATTGATGCTTTGAAAAATTGTCGGGTAGAGTAAATGTTGTTAATCTGAGCATTTATTATTTTCATATAGATTGATTAAAAGGTATTATTTTAAAATTAGTATTAGCAAAAGAGTTAAGATATATGCAAATATTGGAGCGATAGCCCATATAGTGAAAAATCGTTTCACGGTTTGATTTTTAAATGTATTTGCAAAGCCTTTTTTTGAGATGCTCAGTGCAATGAAAGCACCTCCATTTAATTGAACTAAGGAGGTCGGAATTCCTTTGCTTATTGAAGCAAATAGAAGTAAGCTGGCTACTATAACAGCTATGACAGTGGCATAAAAAGGAGAGACTGTTATGATTTCTTTTCCAGTCTTTTGAGTCACCTTATGGCCTAAGAGCGAGCTTCCGATAGCAAAGCAAGGGGAGACAATTAGCACTGATAGAATTATAATGGGTAAGGTGTTATGTATTACCTCTTGGCCGATTTCGTTTGTTGTAAGGGAAGCTATCGGTGCTGCTGCGTTGGCGACATTATTAGCTCCGATGGAAAACGCAACGTAAAGAGATGATAAAATTAATATAGCTTTTAAAAGCTTATGATCATTTAGGTGTGAGTAATTATCTGTGAAGAATTTGCTTTTGAGTAAAGGGAATATCCATTTTGATAATCCAAGCATGATGGTAAAGGAGATAATAGGTAAAATGATCCAAGTAGGTAGTATCTCATAGAAAAGTTTTTGGGTATTTAATCCATCCAAGGCAGTAGCTGCTCCAGCTATAGAGAGTACAGTAGCTTGACTGGTAGATTGTGGTACACCGATTAGATTTGCTATGAGTAAAGATACGCCTACTGAAAATAAGATGATGGAAGTGTTGAGGGGTGTGAAAAAAGAGTGTTCTAAAAGGCCTTTGCCTAGTGTTAAAGACACTTCTTTACCAGCTATTAATGCTCCGGCTAATACCATGAGTCCGAATAGACCCGGGATCATGGATTTTTTTATGACATTTGCTCCATATGCTGCTGAGAAAGAGGGAGAAGTGCCGCTTCCTCCCATGTTGATGGCTAAAAACATGGCTAATAAAAATGGAATCGTAAGTAAATTAAAAAGTTCTGACATAATTATTAAATTTTATTTCGTGATGAATAGTAAATCTGATGATGTGTCGATTAAAAAAGTCAATACCAGATGCTCGTTGTTGATACCAATTAAAGTATCCTATTTCAAAACCAAAGTTTTCAACAGGCATATAATGGATACTTGTTCCGTATCTATTTTGATCAAATACATTTTGAGTTATTTTTTTCCCAATATTTAAATGAATTTCATCAAAAGCTTTTACTGTTAATTGTTTTGATAGTGCATATCTCAATTCGAGTTTATATCTAATTCGTATGTTTTCGAAGTCAAAGGAATGATCTGGTTGTTCAAAAAATCGAAATTCACTCCAATATCTGTGGTGTATTGAAAATTTGCTTGAGATGGGTTGTTTGTTCGCTACTTCTAATTGAGGGCGTAGTTCAATATTATTTTCGAAGTTTGAGATTTCGGGGTCATGGGGTAATGATTGAACAAAATAAGTAAATCCTATGGCTGTATTCCATCCATAATTCATTTTTCTAGCGAGATGAGTTCTTGATACAAATTGATGCTGTCTCCAGGGGAAGCAATAAGTTCTTTCTTCAAATTCATGTTTGATTTGGTATGTTTCAGTGAGTTTTAATTTTAGAAAATATCTTATCCATAGTAGTTTTTGGGAATCAATATTTTTTTGAGCATTAATATTGGTTAAAGACAGATGAAAAAATATAAGGGCAAAAAGTGTGGGTCTGGCCATTCTCATTTTGACTAAAAAATTTCATGAGTAAAAAAAGCTATTTATCCTACCAATTTAGTAGGAATTAAAATATCAAAAAAATTATTCTTATTGAATTTGCTCTTTTTAGAAGAAAAAGGGGTGAATATTACAATATCTCTTTATGATTTAATTATTTTCATTATTGCCTTGTTGTTTTAATTTATTTTCTCTTTGTATGATTTCAGAAAGTGTCGCCTTTTTGAGTTTTTTTACTGTTTCATTTCGAATTTCTATAGCGATATTTCTGATGCCGCAGGTTTGTTCGTCATGACATTCGTCGCAGCGTTCATAAAATTTGTAAGTTGCGCATGGAAGTAACGCGATGGCCCCATCAAATAATCTGATGATTTTTGCCATATGAATTTCATCAGGACTTTCATTTAAAGAGTACCCTCCGTTTTTGCCTTTTTTACTGTTCAGAATTCTAACATTTTTTAGTTCAGTCAGAATTGATTCAAGAAATTTTAAAGGGATATTTTCTTCTACTGCTATTTTGCTTACGGGTATTGGTTGTTTTTCTATATTTTTAGCAATAAAAACGAGTGCTTTTATTGCATATTTAGCCTTTTTTGATAGCATGTCGTGTTGATTATAAAAACATGGTAAATGATCCTGACGGAGTTTTGATAAGATTTCAATTATATATGGAATTGATGCCTGATCTAATGTGAAAAATATTGTAGTATATTTTAATCATAAGCAAAATATGCCATACCCCATTTATTTGCAATAATACAAAGAGTGTATGAACAATAGGTGCTTTTTTTAGCTGTTTTCTGTTTCAGCACAGGTTTTTCTTCTTTTGTGAATTATAATTTTTAAGTTAGATCCTGTATTAATAGGTTGCTCTACCGATGGTTTTGGAATTAATTATTTTTTTAAAATAATAAAGGCTAATTCGGGAGCTAAGACACGCCGCATTAGCTTTTAAATGGATTTTGATCCAAGTACAAATTTATTTAAATGTTCAGAACTTTAAAGGATCTGAAGCATAAAAAGCGACTAGAATTTTAGTTCTCCTTTTTAAAAGAATTATAAGCGGTCGTTCTGTTATTTTTTCAGAGATAGCTGATAAAATAGATATGAAGATAAAAGCTTCTTCAATGGAAAGACAAATTCAAGATTTTTGCAGAAGTTAAGATTTGATTATCAAGGAGTTGATTTATTTATTCATCATGAAAGATTAGCGCTTAGTATTGACCGTAATGAATGGGACTATGGGAAAAATCAAGTCATTATCCTTTGTGTTATAGTTTGTGTCGGTGAAACAGGAGTCCTTATATTGTAATATACTGAAATGATATTGCACTTTTGCAAGGGTGGTAGATTGATTAATAAGAGTTTGATTCGCTCTGTTGCTATTTTTTATTTGAACAGCATAGAGCAATTGAATTTTTTAAGAAGTGCTTAAATGCTGATGTCTAGTTGAAGAGATTTATTTTCATTGATCTTTTTCTTGAATAGACTGACTGTCGCAGGCCTTAATGAAAGCAACAGAGCTAACTCTCCTTGTTTGATTTTTTTATTGGACGATAAGACATAGTATAAATAAAAAGCTTTTTGAATTTCAAACTTCACTCCATGGAAAGGGGTGTTGGCTGTGATGTTTTCAATATATCCGCACTTAGTGCATCGTCTTGAAAACTTCTTTGTGCCGGGTTTGTAGTCTTGGCTATTGCATTTGGAGCATGTGAAGCCTTTGCTCCATTTAAATTTCTCTAAATATCGCCAGCAAGTAATTTCGTCATTGAAGATATCTACAAATTCATCATAAGAGATTTCTTTGCGAGTGAAACGATTGTTTTTTTCTATGCTCAGATCCTTTTTAAGCTTGTAGTTTTTAGAATCCAAAGCCGAGTTCATCTTGTTGATTTGAGTCATTTGATCAGCCAGCTTTAAATTCAGCTCAGCTAATTCCTTATTTTTTTCTTCTATTTCATTCGTTCGTTCCACAACTTTCTTTTCCAGCATTTTATTCACGCTATTCATTAGATCTATATGCTTTTTCTTTTCGTTCATCGCCGATTTTAAAGCTTTTTCTTTGTCATCTCTAAGCATTGACAATTGATCTTTGATAGCGAAAGAAAGAAAAATTGCTTGCAATAAGAAGGCTATTTGAAATATTCGATCTGAAATGAAAGAAAGGTTGATTATGCTAAAATAGAATAAAGACTCAATGAACAATGCTGGTATCAATATGCCTCCAGAGGCCAGTATAAAGCTCATTGGCTTGAATTTTTTATATTGCATATAGCCAATGATCATTATTGTATAACAAGTATATATTACATTGAGTAATATTAGGTCTACACCAAACTTGGGGTCCAGCAAGAAAAGCACAAGGAGTATTATTCTAGCGTAAATAGCTAGAAATATCCATTTATGAATGCTTTGCATATTTGAACTGTTTCCGATAATTCTTAGGATAAAGAATAAGCCGCAAATGGAAAATAGAGCATTGGACAGTTCTCTCATGATTTTGTTTAATCCGGGATAGTTGGACCAAAACACTTGAAAACCAATACCATCATTGATTAAAAACAGCAGAACTCCTGAAATTAAAAAAACAGAGTAGGCGGAGTATCTCATGTCTTTTATTGAAAACGAGTAGAGCAGATTATATATCGAGAATAACAATATGAACCCATAGAATAAGCCGAAAGAAAAATATTCAATGGTAGAAACTCTTATGAGTTCATTGATGGATTTGATTGATATGCGCAAGTCGATATTATGTTCAGGAATAATCTTGAAATAATAGACTTGCTGATCATTGGTATGCTGTATGTTATAGCTGAAGTTTCTATGTTTTATACTTCTATTCTGGAAGGGGTATTTTGTTCCGGCAACTTCATAATTAAACCCTCCGTAGCTTCTTGGAAGATAAGCTTCGATATGTTCGATAGAAGGATCGTTGAATTGCAATATCCATTCTTTGCTTTCAGTCAATATATGAACTGGTATTCTAATCCAATAGACTGTATTTGCTTTGATCGTGCTTAAATAGCTTGAGTGGTTTACTTTGAATTTTCCTTCAGAGAAAAGCTTTTCAACATCGCTGATTTTCAAAGTGTCAGCATCAGATTCAAGGTATGATACCTTGGACAAGTTGAAGTTCTCTTTGGCAAAATTCTGATCCAATACTATCGTTTGAGCGAAAGAAGTCGCTATGCCTAGCCATATGAATAAAATGAATAAAAGTCTTTTCATACATTTATTTTTTCATGTCATCACGAGTAAGCTTGATCGCTGGATGTGGCGGACTAGGGCCTTCTTTTATATTGATTTTTTCATTTAGGTCTTCAATGTCGGAATGATCATCATATTCATCTTTTAGGCTATATAGCGATTTCTTTAAGTTTGAAATAGTGTTCGAATATTGCTCAGAGCCGATTAAATTATTTTGCTCTTTTGGATCTTTCGTCAAATCATAGAATTCCCAGTATTGAGGTTCTTGATAAAAATGAATGAGCTTGAACTCTTCAGTCCTAATGCCGTAGTGTTTTCTGACATTATGAAAGCTTGGATGTTCATGATAATGAAAGTAAATGCCTTTTGATGATTTTTCTTTTCTAAGGCTTGAGTCAAAAAGCTGCTCCATGAAACTCTCACCTTGTATAATTCTTCTAGATTTGAGCCCTAAAAGATCCAATATCGTAGGGTACAAGTCGATGTTTTGAATGGTTCCTTCCGATGTCCCTGGTACAATTTTATTTTTATAGTATATTAACAATGGCACGCGCATTACTTGGTCATACATGAATCGTTTGTCAAACCATCCATTGTCCCCAAGAAAAGTCCCTTGGTCAGCAGTGAATATGACAAGCGTATTGTCTTCAAGGTCATTAGCTTTAAGGAAATTCATGATTTTTCCAACGCTTTCATCGATTGATAATACTGTGCTGGCATAGTCTCTCATGAACCTTTGATATTTAGCAATAGCCAGATCCTTGGAGTTTTTTACAGTATCAAGCATTTGTTTATTCTTATTATTATACGCTAGAAACCATATAGAATCTTCAGGTTCGCTCATGGCTTCAAACCCATGCAAAGGCCAAGGGTCGTATGCCCAGCTGTTGTCAGTTGTAAATTTGAGATCATGTCCTTCGTATAAATCATTGTATATGGACATGTCAGCTTCTTTTGCGGCATCTTTATTAGAACTGAAACTTGCTTCGTAATTTACAGGAAGAGGAAATGTTATACTGTCATATGCGTTTAAGTGCTTTATGGCTGGCATCCAGTTTCTATGACTTGCTCTATGGTTTATTTTGATAAAAAATGGAGATTTGGAATCAACAGCGTTTTTTATCCATTCAAGGGATTTGTCAGTGATCAAATCAGTGATATAGCCAGAGCTGGATTTGAATTTTCTATTTTCAATAAAACTAGGATTGTAATATGAAGCATCTTTGGTGATTATTTCCCAATGATTAAAACCGCTGGGCTCGGCATTTAAAACCCAATCGCCTATAATAGCGGTATTGTAACCATTTTCTCTCAATCTATGAGGCAATAATTTTTGATTTCTGTCAAATAACTCTTCATGATATTTCAGTCCATGGACATGTGGGTACAAGCCTGTTAAAACCGAAGCCCTATTGGGGCCTCCTACGCCTGTGACTGTGAAAAAGTTGTTGAATTTTAAGCTTCTTCGTGAGAGGCTGTCTAAATTATTTGTTTTTAAAAAACTTGAAAATTCATGTTCGTAAATATTACTGGATCTTAAGCCAAAGTCTGTAGCTGTAATAATGATTATATTAGGATGCTCAGTTTTCTCTTGGCAAGAACTAATTAGAATTATAGTAAGCAATATGTGAAAAATGAATCTTCTCATAAAGTAAAAAGTACTCTTTGATAATTTGATTTAAAATGTGTTTTTGAATTAAAACTCAAAAAGATTTTGCCAATCATTTGAGATATAAAATTAGCTAATTTTGACTTTAAAACATATGTTTATTGCTAATTATGTATTTGTTTGAGAGGTGAAAAAAGAACTAACTTTTTCTTTTTTCACCTTTTTGATTATTATTGCAATAATTCGAACATGGCTGAATTCTTATTGTCTCTGGAGTCTTTTCCTATCCAGATTTTGAACATGCCAGGCTCTGCAATCCATTCATTCTTCAAACTGAGCATCTTCAAGTCATTTTCTCCAATTGTGAATTTTACGTTTTTCGTTTCTCCTCTTTTGAGAGTGATTTTCTCAAATCCTTTAAGCTCTCTGATCGGGCGAGTAACTGAAGCTGAAATATCTTGAATGTACAGTTGAACGATTTCCTCTCCATCAAATTCGCCAGAGTTTGTAATGTCTATGCTAGCGATTAATTGCTCTTCTTTTTTGATAGATTCAGAACTTATTTCCAAGTTATTATATTCAAAATGCGTGTATGAAAGCCCGTGCCCAAAAGGGTATAACGGCCAAATGTTGGTGTCAATAAAAGATGAGCGGTAATCCTGCGGGTCATTTTCATCCCAAGGTCTGCCGGTATTTTTTGTATTGTAGTAGATTGGGCACTGTCCTACATTTCTTGGAAAGCTCATAGTTAATTTAGCTGAAGGATTGTAATCTCCTGAGATAACATCCGCAACAGCATGTCCAGCCATTGTTCCGGGGTACCAAGCTTCTAAAATCGCGTCAACATGCTCATCTTCCCAAGACAAGTCCAGTGGTCGACCATTAAACAATACCAATACAATGGGTTTATTTAATTTCTTTAACTCTTTGAGCAATTCTCTTTGAGGCTCTGGCAAAGTAATGTTGGTTCTCGAAGCGGCTTCTCCAGACCAGTTGAAGTCTTCGCCCATTGCTGCGTAAATAACATCACTTTTTCTAGCTGCGTCAATAGCTTCTTTGAAACCATTTTTTCCATTTTCTCCAAGTAAATCGCAACCCTTAGCATAATTAAATGTCACTTTCGTGTTTTTATACCTTTCTGTCATCCCCTCGAAGAAAGTTACGCTTTCATTTCTGTCGCCCTGAATTGCCCATTCTCCATTCAAGCTTTCGCGTTCTTTCACCATTGGTCCAATCAGTGCTATTGATTGTTTTTTATTTTCATCTAATGGCAAAAGATCTTTGTCATTCTTAAGCAGAACCAAGGATTTTTGAGCGTTTAATCTAGCTTCTTTCATGTGTTCAGGATGTCCAACCCATTTTTTTTCCCTGTTTTCATCTATGTATTTGTATGGGTCGTCAAATAAGCCCAGCATGAATTTTAATTCAAGTATGCGAGCTGTTGCTTGGTTTATTTGCCTGACAGTAATCTTGCCTTCTTCATATAGCTGTTTAACGTGTTGCACATAGGCGGCTCCTGTCATATCCATATCAATGCCGGCATCCAATGTTTTATATGCCGCTTCTTTTAAATCCTTAGCATAGCCATGATCGATCATTTCATTGATAGCCGTGTAATCCGTCACAACCATTCCTCTGAAATCCCACTCGTCTCTTAGCACATCAGTGTATAAATATTTGCTTCCAGTGCATGGAACTCCTGAAATTTCATTAAATGCTGTCATGAATGTGGCTACGCCAGCATCAATAGCGGCTTGAAATGGAGGGAAATATATTTCTCTTAATGTGCGATCGGAGACATCGACAGTATGATAATCCCTGCCTGCCTCGGCAGCTCCATATGCGGCGAAGTGCTTGGCGCATGCGATCATCGTAAATTCATCAGCGAAATCCGTGTAATCTTCAATGCCTTGAAAGCCTTTGACACGGGCTTTGGCAACAAGGCTGCCAAGGTAAGGATCTTCTCCTGCGCCTTCGATAACACGTCCCCATCTTGCGTCTCTTGAGATATCGACCATAGGAGCGAATGTCCAGCTAATGCCTGCCGAAGTTGCTTCTTTGGCTGCAATTCTCGCGCTTTTTTCCATTAACTCCAAGTCCCATGAGCAAGCTTCTGCGAGTGGGATAGGGAATGTGGTTCTGTAGCCATGAATGACATCGCCAGCGAAGAGCAAAGGTATTTTCAGCCTTGAATGCTCCAAAGCTTGATCTTGCATTTTGCGGAGCCCGCTGGCTCCCCAGACATTAAACATGGATCCAACCCAGCCCTTTTCCAGATACTGCTTGAACTCGTCGCCAATTTCAGGTCCTGTAGGTGTGCCATGTCCCGAAAACTGGGTCATCTGCCCGATTTTTTCTTCAAGAGTCATCAAGGCCAGCACTGAGTCCACTTTGTATTCTATCTTTTGATCTTGGCTATAGCTTTTCCAACCACTTGAAATAGCAGATGATTGCTTGTTGTCTGAGGAGCAGCTAGCAAAAAATATAGTTGCAGCGGATATGTATATCGCTTTTTTTAGATCGATCTTAAACATAAGAATATATTTTAAAAGAAAAATTGATGAAAGAGGATG includes the following:
- a CDS encoding zinc-dependent metalloprotease, whose translation is MRKLYLSFLLVFMAGWSYAQNDKCGTNYFTYEQIQQIRESAKQYQSSRRTAANQITSVPVQFHFIHPNDPSHAEVASIEEANMLLAWMNHDFEPADLTFFFKEAPIYVNHTASWDNFTSAKEEAMAAESEADDALNIYFVKEIQGDVAGYARAPLPNKSSNRIVMEHRYAGDQGVVSHEVGHYFSLPHTFQNTEGGPNGNLSENVARSGSEFNADAAGDFISDTHADPGVDENRAQTDRYGRTYTPPTDNLMSYYSSSDIMIFTPGQYEQVKYGVSRRKFFMYEWARPEYSWDASPASVNAVENLSAEFAMNKITLSWDDVADNETGYIIYRSRSASSGFRALPGKGLAPGAETYTDDYMLEHRTKYYYKIVPSNGDPLADWPVIGIETPLMYCLPPYPFTCIFKLNGVAVSNSQGEPLMSNINNECNQIGTGRIGFNNVNYILGDYSNSIPSFDMTPGEEYSFSFNLDQGQPGNISIWIDFDQNGVYNTDEIVFQNISVVDGSENSVLIPANANTGLTKMRIRYEIAGIQTPIEDPCGIARTPGETEEYAVNILGDNPACNILSVSAGEQSACEEVLNTYTQSIVVEYKGAPTDGYLNVNGQHFPITGSPQVVELVDLDSDGIPVDVMVGFSDNDDCEYLVTELFTAPESCMPKIIKATAMAGSCNSQTNLHNQEIVIEYENEVAGGSLLINGKKYATTGSPQTVIFEDIESNGQEHIYEVAFLNYPSRVTTTSVNARNSCKPQCNFVFANIVATGECVDGLFELQLFTQYKNAPAGDLIINGQVAPINKDALPDAQGNIFQFVTMNFPARGGNMDLEVYFSEEPSCRYFEEQAIESPASCAPLPEIVNASIGNQSACDQATNTYSQEVIISYNNPPIGGKLKVNSQEFDIASSPQTILLEGLVSDGALVDLNVEFASDQQSLVVFEDLFTAPSDCFQSNCNITSIALGERGICDPLHNTYTQNVIVSYQAAPATGHLVVNGQNYAIEASPMTVTLMNLPSDGTSIDVAAFFEEDPNCKMVETSLFTGPNGCDDNTPICSISNITAGIQSACDPLTNSYSQDIIIAYEEAPSTGGIIINGQRFDLSASPMTITLTNLLSDGGAVDVEARFEDNKACKYESEALFNAPFDCSPSCNIIDVAKNGRTQCNPTTNTFKQKLTITYDNAPSSGKLNVNGQEFDITQSPQQVQLIDLPSDGLENDVTVFFTADQSCSYTKEKVFKSRNSCLPACSITGIASGIQSVCDPLTNTYSQEVIIAYEDAPATGGLVVNGEVFALTASPMTVILSGLTSDGNAVDVDAHFENELECKFESIALFTAPVNCTPVCSISEISLGVQSICDPLTNTYSQEVIISYEDAPATGGLVVNGEVFALTASPMSVMLTGLTSNGNVVDVEAHFESEIECKFESVALFTAPVDCTPSCNILDVAKNGRTQCDPATNTFKQKLTITYENAPSSGKLNVNGQEFEITSSPQKIQLVDLESNGLQNDVTVYFTENSACSFTKEKVFKSRNSCLPVCSITGITTGIQSVCDPLTNTYSQEVIIVYEDAPATGGLVVNGEVFALTASPMTVTLTGLISDGNTVDVDAHFENDLECKFESIALFTAPVDCTPSCNILDVAKNGRTQCDPATNTFKQKLTITYENAPTSGKLNVNGQEFEIKSSPQKVQLVDLESNGLQKDVTVYFTENSACSFTKEKVFKSRNSCLPKECLIKSVELGATSECNISTNTFSQEVVVSFDRGELTEILELFVRFGLEELRYTYTLGAGDASEATVLLEGLPSNSNLMDLEVRFVEEQSCSLLKTEFILAKSSCRHELVLGDDRISILESITISPNPASDLLRIDGLKSQMINLDFYDLSGRLIYTVSAISEDRIDISEIKAGIYILEIQTKQGLVKERLVVK
- a CDS encoding Rrf2 family transcriptional regulator — encoded protein: MLSKKAKYAIKALVFIAKNIEKQPIPVSKIAVEENIPLKFLESILTELKNVRILNSKKGKNGGYSLNESPDEIHMAKIIRLFDGAIALLPCATYKFYERCDECHDEQTCGIRNIAIEIRNETVKKLKKATLSEIIQRENKLKQQGNNENN
- a CDS encoding DUF2490 domain-containing protein, with the protein product MARPTLFALIFFHLSLTNINAQKNIDSQKLLWIRYFLKLKLTETYQIKHEFEERTYCFPWRQHQFVSRTHLARKMNYGWNTAIGFTYFVQSLPHDPEISNFENNIELRPQLEVANKQPISSKFSIHHRYWSEFRFFEQPDHSFDFENIRIRYKLELRYALSKQLTVKAFDEIHLNIGKKITQNVFDQNRYGTSIHYMPVENFGFEIGYFNWYQQRASGIDFFNRHIIRFTIHHEIKFNNYVRTF
- a CDS encoding inorganic phosphate transporter; translation: MSELFNLLTIPFLLAMFLAINMGGSGTSPSFSAAYGANVIKKSMIPGLFGLMVLAGALIAGKEVSLTLGKGLLEHSFFTPLNTSIILFSVGVSLLIANLIGVPQSTSQATVLSIAGAATALDGLNTQKLFYEILPTWIILPIISFTIMLGLSKWIFPLLKSKFFTDNYSHLNDHKLLKAILILSSLYVAFSIGANNVANAAAPIASLTTNEIGQEVIHNTLPIIILSVLIVSPCFAIGSSLLGHKVTQKTGKEIITVSPFYATVIAVIVASLLLFASISKGIPTSLVQLNGGAFIALSISKKGFANTFKNQTVKRFFTIWAIAPIFAYILTLLLILILK